A stretch of DNA from Terriglobia bacterium:
GGAGACCCGGGCGAGGGCGACCGCCGCCGGGGCCACCGCGGAGACCGCTTGGACCGCGCACGCGATCGGCTCGTCCGCCGGCGACCCTTCCGCGATCTCGGCGTAGGCCCAGAATTCCGGCGCGGGCGGGTGCTGCACCGCTTCGCGGAAGACCGAGCCGAGGTCCTGTCCGACGTCCCCGGCCCCGGAGGGGATGCGGACCGGCAGGATGTCGATGTAGGCCGCCGCGTCCTGGAGCCACAGGCCCTTCTGCCATTCGACGTCCGCCGCGGCGATCGCCCCTTCCGCCACCAGAGCCTCGGCGTTCGCCTCCCGGGCCTCGGCGCGCACCGCCAGCGCCGAGCTCTTGAGGACGTACGCGTACACCTGGGGATCGAACGCCGGCCCCTGGCGGTCCGGCAACGGCGTCGCCGGGCCGTCCCAGATCTCGAACACCTTGACCCGTCCCGCGAAGCTGCGGACGGCGCTCCTCACGAAGTTGGTCCACGCCTGGACGGAGTCCCCCGTGAGAGGCGACGGCGCGCTGCCGTCGGCCAGGTACACCGGATTCGACCCGGTGAGGCAGAGCGCCACGCGGAATCCCGCGCCGGAGAGCTTCGCGACCGCGGGCTCGAGACGGGACCAGTCGTAGACCCCCTTTTCGGTCTCGATCTCGCTCCAGCGGGCGACGACGCGCGCCCCGAGCGGTCGGTCCAGCGCCGGCGGTGCGGGGAGCGCGTCCACGGCCGCCTCATCCACCAGCACGCCCAGCACCGGCCCCTTGGGCGGAGCGGTTCCCGGCCCGGCCCCGGCGGCCATCGCCGTCGCGTCACCCCCTACGAGGAGCAGGGCGCCGCACGCGAGGGCGAGACTCGAGGCGAATGACCCGCGCTTCATGAGTTGGCCTCCGCGCCCGCGCGCCGCTGCGACGGGCAGGGCGGCATTCTTCGCCAGGGGAGTGGCGGTGTCAAACCGCCGTCGGGGACGGCGCCGCGCGGCGCGACGCGTGGAGAAGGGGGAGCGCGGTCGCTTGACCCTCCCCACCCGGGAGGGTATTTTCCGTGTCCCGCCGCGCTCCCACGGCGAGCGGCGGAAAGGCGTGCCTCATGCGGATCCTCGTGACCGGCGGGGCCGGATTCATCGGCAGCCACCTGTGCGACGCGCTCGTCGCCCGGGGCGACCGCGTGTGGTGCGTGGACAATCTCCATCTGGGGAGACTGGAGAACGTCCGACACCTCGAGGGCACGGAGGGATTCCGGTTCCTGAGACTCGACGTCCTCGACGCGACGCCGCTCGACGCGCTGTTCAGGGAGGCCGAGTTCGACGCGGTCTTCCACCTCGCCGCCAACTCGGACATCCGGCAGGGCGGCCTCGATCACGACGTGGATCTGAGACTGAACTTCCTGACGACCTACAGGGTGCTCGAGACCATGGTCCGGCACGACGTGAGGCGCGTCTTCTTCGCCAGCACCTCGGCGGTCTTCGGGGATGCCGGTGACACCCTGAGGGAATCCGACGGGCCGATGCGCCCGATCTCCTTCTACGGGGCGAGCAAGCTCGCGGCGGAGGGCTACCTCTCCGTGTACGCGGACAACTACGGGCTCAAGACCTGGATCCTCAGGTTCCCCAACGTGGTGGGGGAACGCTGCACGCACGGCGCCGTTCACGACTTCGTCGAGCGGCTCAGAGCGGATCCCTCGCGGCTCGCGGTGCTGGGGGACGGCACGCAGGCGAAACCCTACCTGTACGTGAGGGACCTGGTGGCCGCGATGCTGCTCGTGGTCGATCGGGCTCCGGAGGAGTTCGCGGTCTACCACGTCGGCCCGGAGGATCGGACGTCGGTGCGCGAGATCGCGGAGATCGTCGTGGAGGAGATGGGCGTCACCGGGATCCCCATCGAGTACAGCGGCGGGCCGAAGGGCTGGGTCGGTGACGTCCCCAGCTTCGGCTACGACCTCGGGAAGATCAAGGCGCTCGGGTTCGTGGTGCCCCGGACGTCCACCGAGGCCGTGCGTCTCGCGGTGCGTCGAATCCTGGGCCGGGCGTGACGCCGCCGCCCGCGGCCCGCGCCGTTCTCGTCGCCGGGGGACGGGGGACGAGGATCAGGAGCATCTCGGGCGACCTCATTCCCAAGGCGCTCGTCCCCGTCGCGGGCGAGCCGATCGTCTTCCGTCAGCTCGAGCTGCTGGCGCGGCACGGCGTCCGGGAGGTCGCCGTCCTCGCAGGCCACCTCGCCGACGAGCTCCGCGCCGGCATGGCGCCCCGCGCCCGCGAGCTCGGGATCGAGCTCAGGTTCTTCGTGGAACGAACGCCCCTCGGCACGGCGGGCGGCCTCCCCGCAGCGAGAGCGTTCCTCGCGGGGACGGACTTCGTCGTGATCTACGCCGATGTCGCGGTCGAGATGGACCTCGACCGACTCCGCGATCGGCACCGCGAGAGCGGGGCCGCCGCCACGATCGTCGCGCACCCGAACGACCATCCGCACGACTCCGACCTCATCCGCTGCGACGACGGGGACCGCGTCGTGGAGATCCTCCCCAAGCACGGACGCATCCCGGCGGACTATCCGAACCTGGTCCCCGCTGCGGTGTACTTCGCCGGCGACGGACTGTTCCAGCACCTCTCACCCGGGGCGGCGCAGGATTTCATCCGGGACGTGTTCCCCCGGATGGTGGCCTCGGGCGCCCCTGTCCTCGCGTATCGGACCCCGGAGTATCTCCGCGACATGGGCACCCCGGAGCGCTACGCGATGGTCGAGCGGGATCTCGAAAGCGGCCTCGTCGCCCGCATGCGTTTCTCGAACCGACGCCCGGCGGTCTTCTTCGATCGCGACGGCGTGATCAACCGCGAGGTGGGCGGTCACGGGCTCGTGCGCGTCGACCAGCTGGACATCCTCCCCGGCTCGCCACGGGCCGTTCGCCGGGTCAACGACGCGGGGTGGCTCGCGGTGCTCGTGACCAACCAGCCGCAGATCGCGAAAGGACTCGTGTCGGCGGCGGAGCTCCGCGCGATCCACGCCCGTCTCGAGACCCGCCTCGGCCTCGAGGGGGCCCGGCTCGACCGGATCTACCACTGCCCCCACCATCCCGATCGCGGCTTCGAGGGGGAGGTTCCCGAGCTGAAATTCGAGTGCGACTGCCGGAAGCCCCTCGCGGGGATGATCCTCCGCGCCGCCGCCGACCTGCCCGTCGACCTCGCGGCGTCCTGCCTGATCGGAGACAGCTGGCGAGACGTCGGGGCGGCGCGCGCCGCGGGACTCGACGCCTACGGCGTCCGGACCGGCGTGGGGTGCCGCGATTGCACCGCTCCGTTCAGGCCGGATCTCGTCTTCACCGACGCGGACGAGGCTGCCGCGTTCGCGGTCTCGGACCTCTCCGACGCTTCGGCGCTCGCGGACCGGGTGGAGCGTCTCCTCGCCTCGCGGGGTCGTCCCGTCACCGTGGGAATCTGCGGCGTCGCCCGCTCCGGGAAGAGCACGCTGTCCCACGGCCTGGTCAAGACCCTGCGCCGCCGCCTGATCCCGTCCCTCCACGTGCGGCTCGACGACTGGATCCAGCCCGTCGAGGCGCGGGAGCCCGGCTCCACGGCGGAGAGTCGTTGTCGGGTCGACCTCTACCCCGCGCTCCTCGACGACCTGTCGAGCGGGCGCGTGGTCGAGGTGCGCGCGTACGACCCGGCGAGCCGCACGGCGCGCGGCGAGGTGTCGTATCGCCCGTCGGGGGCGCGCGTGCGGATTCTCGACGGCTTGTTCGCGTGTCACGAGGGGATCAGGGACCGACTCGACCTCGCCCTCCTGCTCGAGATCGACGAACGCGAGTTCGCGACGCGGTTCCGGGAGTTCTACCGCTGGAAGGGCGATCCCGACGGAGAGATCGAGCGGCGGCTCGCGTCCCGCGTCGAGGAGGAGTTGCAAGCCGTGCGCGCGCAACGTAAATTGGTGGACGATGTTCTGACCCCCGTGAAACTCGAGGATCGACCGTGATCGTCTCGTCGGCGCCGTTCCGCATCAGCTTCGCCGGGGGCGGCTCCGATCTTCCGGTTTACTACCGGCGCGCGAAAGGCGCGGTGCTGTCCGCGACGATCAACAAGTACATCTACATCTCGGTGCACCCGTATTTCAACCGCCGTCAGACGCTGCTGAAGTACTCCCAGAACGAGCAGGTGGACTCCATCGACGAGATCCGTCACCCGATCTTCCGCGAGGCGCTCCGCGACCTGTGGCCCGCGGGTGGGCTCGAGATCGTGTCCACCGCCGACGTCCCGTCGGGCACCGGCCTCGGCTCGTCGAGCTCGTTCACCGTCGCGCTCCTGCACGCTCTCTACGCGTATCGCGGCGTCTTCTGCTCGAAGGAGAAGCTGGCCCGCGGAGCGTGCGCGATGGAGATCGAGCGCCTCGGCGAGCCGATCGGCAAGCAGGATCAGTACGCCGCGGCGTACGGCGGCCTGAACTTCATCGAGTTCAATCCGGACGAGACCGTGACCACGACCCCGGTGATCCTACCCAAGGAGACGGCGACGAGGCTCCAGCAGAGCCTGCTGCTGTTCTACATGGGCGACCAGCGGGAGGCCAGCGACATCCTGAGGGACCAGGCGAAGCAGCTCTCGATGAGCCCGGAGCGCTTCGAGAACCTCGCGCGGATGGTCGCCCTCGCCCACGAGATGAGGGACCGGCTGCTCGAGGGGAGCCTAGATGCGTTCGCGCGCGCGCTTCACCAGGGGTGGGAGCTGAAGCGGACGCTGTCGTCGAAGATCGCGACCTCGAAGATCGACGCGTACTACCATCGGGCCCTCGAGTACGGCGCGAAGGGCGGCAAGCTCCTCGGCGCCGGTGGGGGCGGTTTCCTGATGCTCTACTGCGAGCCCGGGGACCAGGACCGGCTGAGGAAGGCGATGTTCGATTGCTTCGAGCTGCCGTTCCACTTCGACTGGGGCGGCACCCGAATCGTGTTCGTCGGTGAGCGCCACACGGAAGAGGGGTTCGTGACCTAGACGGCTAGGCCCTCGACCCGGGAGAGCCGAACATGACCTATCACGCAACGCCGGAGAGCTACCGGAGCGACTACCTGCGGGTCCTCCACGGTCTGGACCTCGCGCAGATCGACCGGTTCGTCGGGGTGCTCGAGGGCGCGCTCGAGGCAGGCTCCACCGTGTACATCTTCGGCAACGGGGGCTCGGGGGCGACCGCCTCGCACATCGCGTGCGACATGAACAAGGGGGTCAGCTATGGGAAGGCGCGGCGATTCAAGGTCGTCTGCCTGAACGACAACGTTCCCACGATGATGGCCTACGCCAACGACGTCACGTATGACGACGTCTTCGTGGAGCCGCTGCGTAACTTCCTCTCGTCCTCCGACGTCGTCGTCGGAATCTCCGGGAGCGGGAACTCGGAGAACGTGATCCGGGCCATCGACTTCGCCAACGAGGTCGGCGCCATGACCGTGGGGCTCTCGGGTTACTCCGGCGGGAGGCTGAAACAGAAGGCGAGACTCTCGGTGCACGTCGCGGCGGACGACATGCAGATGGCGGAAGACGTCCACCTCATGGTCGGCCACATGGCGATGCAGGCGCTCTGCACCCGAGGATGAGGTTCGCCCCGATCGTACGATGACGACCACGGGATCCGCGACGCGATCCGCTTCCGAGAGGGGTCGAGGGGGGCCGCTCCCGATCAGTATCGTCGTCCTCACTTTCAACGAGGAGGAGAACCTCCCCGCCTGCCTCGACAGCGTCCTGGGCTGGGCGGACGCCGTCTACGTGGTGGACGGATTCTCCACGGACCGGACCGTCGAGATCGCCCGAGCGCGCGGGTGCACCGTGCTCGAGACCGATCTGCGCGGCTACGGACCGATCTACAACTGGGCCCTCGGCCAGATCGCGTTCGAGACCGACTGGATCATGCGCCTCGATGCCGACGAGATCGCGACCGATGGCCTGCGGGAGGTCCTCGCGAGGGAGCTTCCGCACGTCGGCGCCGAGGTCGCCGGCCTCTACGTCAAGCGACGCATTCACTTCCTGGGGCGCTTCATCCGGCACGGTGGGTGCTACCCGATCTGGCACCTCAGGATCTGGCGCCGGGGGAGGGGGTTCTGCGAGGAACGGCTCGCCGACGAGCACATCGTCCTGACGTCGGGAACCGCGGAGCGCCTCGATGGCGACATCGTCGACGACAGCCGGAAGACCCTCTCGTGGTGGGTCCACAAGCACAACGGGTACGCCACGCGGGAGGCGATCGAGCAGGTGCGGACCGAGTTCGGCCTGGGCGGCGGCTCCCAGCTCGAGGCTCGCCTCCTCGGCTCGCAGGAGCAGCGGAAGCGCTGGCTGAACGTGAAGGTCTACTCGCACCTTCCGCTGTTCGTCAGGCCGACGCTCTACTTCCTTTACCGTTACGTGATCAAGCTCGGCGTCCTCGATGGTCCCGAGGGGCTCGTCTGGCACGTCCTTCAGGGCTTCTGGTACCGGTTCCTGGTGGACGCGAAGATCTTCGAGATCCGCAAGGCGATGCGGGACCGAGGCCTCGACGCGCGGCAGGCGATCCTCGAGGTCTGCGGCCAGAAGGTCTGAACCGGCGCGAGGAGGTCGCCATGCCCTCTCAACGCATCGTGACGCTCACATCCGATTTCGGCTCCCAGGACAGCTTCGTCGGACAGATGAAGGGGGCCGCGCTCTCGATCCATCCCGACCTGAAGCTCGTGGACCTCACCCACGAGGTGCCGCCGCACGACGTGGCCGCCGGGGCCTACCTGCTCTGGACCGGCTACCGCGCGTTCCCACCGGAAACGATCCACGTGGCCGTCGTGGATCCCGGCGTCGGGACCT
This window harbors:
- a CDS encoding NAD-dependent epimerase/dehydratase family protein, which translates into the protein MRILVTGGAGFIGSHLCDALVARGDRVWCVDNLHLGRLENVRHLEGTEGFRFLRLDVLDATPLDALFREAEFDAVFHLAANSDIRQGGLDHDVDLRLNFLTTYRVLETMVRHDVRRVFFASTSAVFGDAGDTLRESDGPMRPISFYGASKLAAEGYLSVYADNYGLKTWILRFPNVVGERCTHGAVHDFVERLRADPSRLAVLGDGTQAKPYLYVRDLVAAMLLVVDRAPEEFAVYHVGPEDRTSVREIAEIVVEEMGVTGIPIEYSGGPKGWVGDVPSFGYDLGKIKALGFVVPRTSTEAVRLAVRRILGRA
- a CDS encoding HAD-IIIA family hydrolase — translated: MTPPPAARAVLVAGGRGTRIRSISGDLIPKALVPVAGEPIVFRQLELLARHGVREVAVLAGHLADELRAGMAPRARELGIELRFFVERTPLGTAGGLPAARAFLAGTDFVVIYADVAVEMDLDRLRDRHRESGAAATIVAHPNDHPHDSDLIRCDDGDRVVEILPKHGRIPADYPNLVPAAVYFAGDGLFQHLSPGAAQDFIRDVFPRMVASGAPVLAYRTPEYLRDMGTPERYAMVERDLESGLVARMRFSNRRPAVFFDRDGVINREVGGHGLVRVDQLDILPGSPRAVRRVNDAGWLAVLVTNQPQIAKGLVSAAELRAIHARLETRLGLEGARLDRIYHCPHHPDRGFEGEVPELKFECDCRKPLAGMILRAAADLPVDLAASCLIGDSWRDVGAARAAGLDAYGVRTGVGCRDCTAPFRPDLVFTDADEAAAFAVSDLSDASALADRVERLLASRGRPVTVGICGVARSGKSTLSHGLVKTLRRRLIPSLHVRLDDWIQPVEAREPGSTAESRCRVDLYPALLDDLSSGRVVEVRAYDPASRTARGEVSYRPSGARVRILDGLFACHEGIRDRLDLALLLEIDEREFATRFREFYRWKGDPDGEIERRLASRVEEELQAVRAQRKLVDDVLTPVKLEDRP
- a CDS encoding GHMP kinase, translated to MIVSSAPFRISFAGGGSDLPVYYRRAKGAVLSATINKYIYISVHPYFNRRQTLLKYSQNEQVDSIDEIRHPIFREALRDLWPAGGLEIVSTADVPSGTGLGSSSSFTVALLHALYAYRGVFCSKEKLARGACAMEIERLGEPIGKQDQYAAAYGGLNFIEFNPDETVTTTPVILPKETATRLQQSLLLFYMGDQREASDILRDQAKQLSMSPERFENLARMVALAHEMRDRLLEGSLDAFARALHQGWELKRTLSSKIATSKIDAYYHRALEYGAKGGKLLGAGGGGFLMLYCEPGDQDRLRKAMFDCFELPFHFDWGGTRIVFVGERHTEEGFVT
- a CDS encoding SIS domain-containing protein — translated: MTYHATPESYRSDYLRVLHGLDLAQIDRFVGVLEGALEAGSTVYIFGNGGSGATASHIACDMNKGVSYGKARRFKVVCLNDNVPTMMAYANDVTYDDVFVEPLRNFLSSSDVVVGISGSGNSENVIRAIDFANEVGAMTVGLSGYSGGRLKQKARLSVHVAADDMQMAEDVHLMVGHMAMQALCTRG
- a CDS encoding glycosyltransferase family 2 protein, with protein sequence MTTTGSATRSASERGRGGPLPISIVVLTFNEEENLPACLDSVLGWADAVYVVDGFSTDRTVEIARARGCTVLETDLRGYGPIYNWALGQIAFETDWIMRLDADEIATDGLREVLARELPHVGAEVAGLYVKRRIHFLGRFIRHGGCYPIWHLRIWRRGRGFCEERLADEHIVLTSGTAERLDGDIVDDSRKTLSWWVHKHNGYATREAIEQVRTEFGLGGGSQLEARLLGSQEQRKRWLNVKVYSHLPLFVRPTLYFLYRYVIKLGVLDGPEGLVWHVLQGFWYRFLVDAKIFEIRKAMRDRGLDARQAILEVCGQKV
- a CDS encoding SAM-dependent chlorinase/fluorinase, producing MPSQRIVTLTSDFGSQDSFVGQMKGAALSIHPDLKLVDLTHEVPPHDVAAGAYLLWTGYRAFPPETIHVAVVDPGVGTSRRGIVVRTERYTFVAPDNGILSRVLEEEPARSAFVLEA